From Mauremys reevesii isolate NIE-2019 linkage group 10, ASM1616193v1, whole genome shotgun sequence, the proteins below share one genomic window:
- the LOC120373471 gene encoding uncharacterized protein LOC120373471 isoform X2: MYFLEILAFLGRITGETFFHHYENGNFTLTCNGTVADGKKETVWYETEESLQQFQVISCSNQQPKVINGPNKCSDKTKCTNRLSNSASKAGGIFACEQFTNTGTSQTCPLFTNVTHCRHYNFFIVVIINLTADKETFETIPAKSHDNHLIEEESNITLSCEFQMKHSGQTFVIYWIKYTETSKCLFSAAREPYTFSYNTHCCIDEMIKGRLLNYISLDSYEKHVVHNITILNVTDSDSGTYLCVVNTWSRGKHVWKIANNLSREVRNRVIPSSASMPLYATTGLIVGIIIISGIAWLIYKKKMKSKGKPSAQLPRAQAALEISGDECSLYRMSSSKDLQTYEVLCLSPYDDPNAAYCTLDNTAASGKGPGDEEYDITYEVVPQ, encoded by the exons ATGTATTTTTTGGAGATCCTGGCTTTTCTAGGACGAATTACTG GTGAGACTTTCTTTCATCATTATGAAAATGGAAATTTCACACTTACGTGCAATGGAACAGTGGCTGATGGGAAGAAGGAAACAGTTTGGTATGAAACTGAAGAATCTCTGCAACAATTCCAAGTAATCAGCTGCAGTAATCAACAGCCCAAAGTAATCAACGGACCAAACAAATGCTCTGATAAAACAAAGTGTACAAACCGATTATCAAATTCTGCTTCCAAAGCAGGTGGGATATTTGCATGTGAGCAATTTACAAATACTGGAACATCACAGACTTGCCCACTTTTTACCAATGTGACTCACTGCAGACATTATAACTTTTTTATTGTGGTGATAATAAACCTGACTGCAG ATAAGGAGACATTTGAGACCATTCCGGCAAAATCACACGATAATCATTTAATAGAAGAAGAAAGTAACATCACTCTCTCTTGTGAATTTCAAATGAAGCACTCAGGACAAACATTTGTTATATATTGGATCAAATATACAGAAACAAGCAAATGCCTGTTTTCTGCTGCAAGAGAGCCATATACTTTCTCATATAATACACATTGCTGTATTGATGAGATGATCAAAGGACGACTATTGAACTATATAAGCTTAGATTCATATGAGAAACATGTCGTCCATAATATAACTATCTTGAATGTTACTGACTCTGATAGTGGAACTTATTTATGTGTTGTAAATACCTGGTCAAGAGGTAAACATGTGTGGAAGATTGCAAATAACCTTTCAAGAGAAGTGAGGAATCGAGTCATTCCAT CCTCTGCTTCCATGCCATTGTATGCCACCACTGGATTGATCGTAGGGATTATTATCATCAGTGGGATAGCATGGTTGATctataaaaagaaaatgaaatcaaAAG GAAAGCCATCTGCACAACTTCCCAG AGCTCAGGCTGCTCTTGAAATTTCAGGAGATGAAT GTTCCCTGTACAGAATGAGCAGCAGCAAAGACTTGCAAACATATGAAGTGTTGTGTTTAAGCCCATATGATGACCCAAATGCAGCCTACTGTACATTGGATAacactgcagcatctggcaaGGGGCCAGGAGATGAAGAGTATGATATAACCTATGAAGTGGTGCCACAATAG
- the LOC120373471 gene encoding uncharacterized protein LOC120373471 isoform X1 produces the protein MVQAGRVQGGTPLWMVVGWAAAPPVTRHTALGSPALGGQSQRLEPSAGQLRREGAGLGAWRTHRPSAGKEIPTKPRRGNLCNTSSLPPRRMYFLEILAFLGRITGETFFHHYENGNFTLTCNGTVADGKKETVWYETEESLQQFQVISCSNQQPKVINGPNKCSDKTKCTNRLSNSASKAGGIFACEQFTNTGTSQTCPLFTNVTHCRHYNFFIVVIINLTADKETFETIPAKSHDNHLIEEESNITLSCEFQMKHSGQTFVIYWIKYTETSKCLFSAAREPYTFSYNTHCCIDEMIKGRLLNYISLDSYEKHVVHNITILNVTDSDSGTYLCVVNTWSRGKHVWKIANNLSREVRNRVIPSSASMPLYATTGLIVGIIIISGIAWLIYKKKMKSKGKPSAQLPRAQAALEISGDECSLYRMSSSKDLQTYEVLCLSPYDDPNAAYCTLDNTAASGKGPGDEEYDITYEVVPQ, from the exons ATggtgcaggcaggcagggtccagggagggactccgCTCTGGATGGtggtgggctgggctgctgcGCCGCCAGTAACCCGCCACACCGCTCTGggctccccggcgctgggagggcagagccagaggcTGGAGCCCTCAGCTGGCCAGctgaggagggagggggccgggctgggggcatgGAGAACCCACCGTCCTAGTGCAGGGAAGGAGATTCCA ACGAAACCAAGAAGAGGAAACCTTTGCAAcacttcctcccttcctcccagaaGAATGTATTTTTTGGAGATCCTGGCTTTTCTAGGACGAATTACTG GTGAGACTTTCTTTCATCATTATGAAAATGGAAATTTCACACTTACGTGCAATGGAACAGTGGCTGATGGGAAGAAGGAAACAGTTTGGTATGAAACTGAAGAATCTCTGCAACAATTCCAAGTAATCAGCTGCAGTAATCAACAGCCCAAAGTAATCAACGGACCAAACAAATGCTCTGATAAAACAAAGTGTACAAACCGATTATCAAATTCTGCTTCCAAAGCAGGTGGGATATTTGCATGTGAGCAATTTACAAATACTGGAACATCACAGACTTGCCCACTTTTTACCAATGTGACTCACTGCAGACATTATAACTTTTTTATTGTGGTGATAATAAACCTGACTGCAG ATAAGGAGACATTTGAGACCATTCCGGCAAAATCACACGATAATCATTTAATAGAAGAAGAAAGTAACATCACTCTCTCTTGTGAATTTCAAATGAAGCACTCAGGACAAACATTTGTTATATATTGGATCAAATATACAGAAACAAGCAAATGCCTGTTTTCTGCTGCAAGAGAGCCATATACTTTCTCATATAATACACATTGCTGTATTGATGAGATGATCAAAGGACGACTATTGAACTATATAAGCTTAGATTCATATGAGAAACATGTCGTCCATAATATAACTATCTTGAATGTTACTGACTCTGATAGTGGAACTTATTTATGTGTTGTAAATACCTGGTCAAGAGGTAAACATGTGTGGAAGATTGCAAATAACCTTTCAAGAGAAGTGAGGAATCGAGTCATTCCAT CCTCTGCTTCCATGCCATTGTATGCCACCACTGGATTGATCGTAGGGATTATTATCATCAGTGGGATAGCATGGTTGATctataaaaagaaaatgaaatcaaAAG GAAAGCCATCTGCACAACTTCCCAG AGCTCAGGCTGCTCTTGAAATTTCAGGAGATGAAT GTTCCCTGTACAGAATGAGCAGCAGCAAAGACTTGCAAACATATGAAGTGTTGTGTTTAAGCCCATATGATGACCCAAATGCAGCCTACTGTACATTGGATAacactgcagcatctggcaaGGGGCCAGGAGATGAAGAGTATGATATAACCTATGAAGTGGTGCCACAATAG